One Caulobacter segnis genomic window carries:
- the rimI gene encoding ribosomal protein S18-alanine N-acetyltransferase: protein MNLRPVGPEAAFDLADIHDKAFDRPWTALEFDDLLKSPGAFAILGEAGEPVQAKGFVLCRSIAGEAEILTIAVDPAARRRGWGAALVEVAAGIAAETGSEALFLEVAVDNLAAIGLYQATGFAKVGLRKGYYPHPDGAKDALVMRRALNT from the coding sequence ATGAACCTGCGTCCCGTTGGGCCCGAGGCCGCCTTCGATCTCGCCGACATCCACGACAAGGCCTTCGACCGGCCCTGGACGGCGCTGGAATTCGACGACCTGCTGAAATCCCCCGGCGCCTTCGCGATCCTGGGCGAGGCGGGCGAACCCGTTCAGGCCAAGGGCTTCGTCCTGTGCCGCTCGATCGCCGGCGAGGCCGAGATCCTGACCATCGCCGTCGACCCCGCCGCCCGCCGTCGCGGCTGGGGCGCGGCCCTGGTCGAGGTCGCCGCCGGGATCGCCGCCGAGACCGGTTCCGAGGCCCTGTTCCTGGAGGTCGCCGTCGACAATCTGGCGGCCATCGGGCTCTACCAGGCGACCGGTTTCGCCAAGGTCGGCCTGCGCAAGGGCTATTATCCCCATCCGGATGGCGCCAAGGACGCGCTTGTCATGCGCCGGGCGCTTAACACTTAG
- the trpS gene encoding tryptophan--tRNA ligase — MTDQAPVPYAGPARVLSGVQPSGALHLGNYLGALVKFARLQHEIDTFIFVADLHAITVWQDPAALAQQTREIAAAYIASGLDPDKATIFPQSAVREHAELAWIFQCVARLGWLDRMTQFKEKSGKHKERSSVGLYTYPVLQAADILVYKATHVPVGEDQKQHLELTRDIAGKFNHDFGVQGFFPQPEPLIQGPGARVMSLRDGAAKMSKSDPSDYSRINLTDTADDIAAKVRKARTDPEPLPETLEELAGRAEADNLVGIFAALSGRTKAEVLAEYAGKGFGTFKPALAELAVEKLAPVGERMRGLLGDPAVLDAILAKGAEKAREAAAPTLAEVKKLVGFWGA, encoded by the coding sequence ATGACCGACCAAGCTCCCGTCCCCTATGCGGGCCCCGCCCGCGTGCTCTCGGGCGTCCAGCCCTCGGGCGCCCTGCACCTGGGCAACTATCTCGGCGCGCTGGTGAAGTTCGCCCGCCTGCAGCACGAGATCGACACCTTCATCTTCGTGGCCGACCTTCACGCCATCACCGTCTGGCAGGACCCGGCGGCCCTGGCCCAGCAGACCCGCGAGATCGCGGCGGCCTACATCGCCTCGGGCCTGGACCCGGACAAGGCGACGATCTTTCCGCAATCGGCGGTGCGCGAGCACGCCGAGCTGGCCTGGATCTTCCAGTGCGTCGCCCGCTTGGGCTGGCTGGACCGCATGACCCAGTTCAAGGAGAAGAGCGGCAAGCACAAGGAGCGCAGCTCGGTGGGCCTCTACACCTACCCGGTGCTGCAGGCGGCCGACATCCTGGTCTACAAGGCCACCCACGTGCCGGTCGGTGAGGACCAGAAGCAGCACCTGGAGCTGACCCGCGACATCGCTGGCAAGTTCAACCACGACTTCGGGGTCCAGGGCTTCTTCCCGCAGCCCGAGCCGCTGATCCAGGGGCCGGGCGCGCGGGTCATGTCCCTGCGCGACGGCGCGGCCAAGATGAGCAAGTCCGATCCGTCCGACTATTCGCGCATCAACCTGACCGACACGGCCGATGACATCGCCGCCAAGGTCCGCAAGGCCCGCACCGACCCGGAGCCGCTGCCGGAAACCCTCGAGGAGCTGGCCGGCCGCGCCGAGGCCGACAACCTGGTGGGCATCTTCGCGGCCCTGTCGGGCCGGACCAAGGCCGAGGTGCTGGCCGAGTACGCTGGCAAGGGCTTTGGAACCTTCAAGCCGGCCCTGGCCGAGCTGGCGGTCGAGAAGCTGGCCCCGGTGGGCGAGCGCATGCGCGGCCTGCTGGGCGACCCGGCGGTGCTGGACGCCATCCTGGCCAAGGGCGCGGAAAAGGCCCGCGAGGCCGCCGCCCCGACCCTGGCCGAGGTCAAGAAGCTGGTCGGCTTCTGGGGGGCCTAG
- the tsaB gene encoding tRNA (adenosine(37)-N6)-threonylcarbamoyltransferase complex dimerization subunit type 1 TsaB, with protein MILSIDTCLGASSVAVLDGERVLAARSEPMTRGHQERIGVLAREAAAEAGVAFADLTRIGVTVGPGSFTGLRVGLAFAKGLATALSIPCVGVNTLESLAFGHKGFVAAVIDARMSQVYIQVFADGVSLMAPDALDLGEAAARLAELYSGGPATLVGSGAPLLAEALPGASVLTPAAPDPVAVARLAAARPAPAHSPRPLYLRAPYATLPAA; from the coding sequence ATGATCCTGTCGATCGACACCTGTCTCGGCGCCAGTTCGGTCGCCGTGCTGGACGGCGAGCGCGTGCTGGCCGCCAGGAGCGAGCCCATGACCCGCGGCCACCAGGAGCGCATCGGCGTCCTGGCCCGCGAGGCAGCCGCCGAGGCGGGCGTGGCCTTCGCCGACCTCACGCGGATCGGCGTCACGGTCGGGCCGGGCTCGTTCACCGGCCTGCGCGTGGGCCTGGCCTTCGCCAAGGGTCTGGCCACGGCGCTGTCGATCCCCTGCGTGGGCGTCAACACGCTGGAGAGCCTGGCGTTCGGCCACAAGGGCTTCGTCGCCGCCGTCATCGATGCGCGGATGAGCCAGGTCTATATCCAGGTCTTCGCCGACGGGGTGTCGCTGATGGCCCCCGACGCCCTGGACCTGGGCGAGGCCGCCGCGCGGCTGGCCGAGCTCTATTCGGGCGGTCCGGCGACCCTGGTCGGCTCGGGCGCGCCGCTGCTGGCCGAGGCGCTGCCGGGCGCGAGCGTCCTGACCCCGGCCGCGCCCGATCCCGTCGCCGTCGCGCGCCTGGCCGCCGCCCGGCCCGCTCCGGCCCATTCGCCCCGGCCGCTGTATCTGCGCGCGCCCTACGCCACCCTGCCCGCCGCCTAG
- the miaB gene encoding tRNA (N6-isopentenyl adenosine(37)-C2)-methylthiotransferase MiaB, producing MSETPQKRLFIKTYGCQMNVYDSERMADVLRPLGYGMVDDPEGADLVVLNTCHIREKATEKVYSELGYIKQMKDRKAQAGGRMTIAVAGCVAQAEGKEIMNRQKAVDLVVGPQAYHQLPELIARAHRASGERLAADFAADEKFDALPAERHVTGVTAFLTVQEGCDKFCTFCVVPYTRGGEWSRPVNDIVEEAKRLADQGVREVTLLGQNVNAYDGDGSTLAKLVRQLARIDGLDRIRYTTSHPRDMGEDLIEAHGELPELMPYLHLPVQAGSDKILKAMNRDHTAESYVKLIEKIRAARPDIAMSGDFIVGFPGERDGDFEKTLDLVREVGFASAFSFKYSRRPGTPASAMPGQVDEAVKAERLERLNQLLDDQQRAFNASQVGKVLPVLFEKAGRHPGQVVGRSPYLQAVHAEGGEHLIGKIVPVRIESAAKMSLAGVLEPVLETA from the coding sequence ATGAGCGAGACCCCGCAAAAGCGCCTCTTTATCAAGACCTACGGCTGTCAGATGAACGTCTATGACAGCGAGCGCATGGCCGATGTCCTGCGCCCGCTGGGCTATGGGATGGTCGATGATCCGGAGGGCGCGGACCTGGTGGTGCTGAACACCTGCCACATCCGCGAGAAGGCGACCGAGAAGGTCTATTCCGAGCTCGGCTACATCAAGCAGATGAAGGATCGGAAGGCGCAGGCCGGCGGTCGCATGACCATCGCCGTGGCCGGCTGCGTGGCCCAGGCCGAGGGCAAGGAGATCATGAACCGCCAGAAGGCGGTCGATCTGGTCGTCGGTCCGCAGGCCTATCACCAGCTGCCCGAGCTGATCGCCCGCGCCCACCGGGCCAGCGGCGAGCGCCTGGCCGCCGACTTCGCCGCCGACGAGAAGTTCGACGCCCTGCCGGCCGAGCGCCACGTGACCGGAGTCACCGCGTTCCTGACCGTGCAGGAGGGCTGCGACAAGTTCTGCACCTTCTGCGTGGTGCCCTATACCCGCGGCGGCGAGTGGTCGCGGCCGGTGAATGACATCGTGGAAGAGGCCAAGCGCCTGGCCGACCAGGGCGTGCGCGAGGTCACCCTGCTGGGCCAGAACGTCAACGCCTATGACGGCGACGGCTCCACACTGGCCAAGCTGGTCCGCCAGCTGGCCAGGATCGATGGCCTGGACCGCATCCGCTACACGACCAGTCACCCGCGCGACATGGGCGAGGACCTGATCGAGGCCCATGGCGAGCTGCCCGAGCTGATGCCCTACCTCCACCTGCCGGTGCAGGCGGGGTCGGACAAGATCCTCAAGGCCATGAACCGCGACCACACGGCCGAGAGCTATGTGAAGCTGATCGAGAAGATCCGCGCCGCGCGGCCCGACATCGCCATGAGCGGCGACTTCATCGTCGGCTTCCCCGGCGAGCGCGACGGCGACTTCGAGAAGACCCTGGACCTGGTCCGCGAGGTCGGTTTCGCCTCCGCCTTCTCGTTCAAATACTCGCGGCGTCCTGGGACGCCGGCCTCGGCCATGCCCGGCCAGGTCGACGAGGCGGTCAAGGCCGAGCGCCTGGAGCGCCTGAACCAGCTGCTGGACGACCAGCAGCGCGCCTTCAACGCCAGCCAGGTCGGCAAGGTGCTGCCGGTGCTGTTCGAGAAGGCCGGCCGCCACCCTGGCCAGGTCGTGGGGCGCAGCCCATATCTGCAGGCCGTCCACGCCGAGGGCGGGGAGCATCTGATCGGGAAGATCGTTCCCGTCCGTATAGAGAGCGCCGCCAAGATGAGCCTGGCGGGCGTGCTCGAACCTGTTCTGGAGACCGCTTGA
- a CDS encoding Fur family transcriptional regulator has translation MDRLEKACIEKGMRMTDQRRVIARVLSSADDHPDVEELHRRAHAIDPHISIATVYRTVRLFEESGIIERHDFRDGRSRYEETPDHHHDHLIDMKTGKVVEFVDEEIEALQNAIARKLGYKLVDHRLELYGVPLEE, from the coding sequence GTGGATCGACTCGAAAAGGCCTGTATCGAAAAGGGCATGCGCATGACGGACCAGCGCCGCGTGATCGCGCGCGTGCTGTCGTCGGCCGATGACCATCCGGACGTGGAAGAGCTGCATCGCCGCGCCCACGCCATCGACCCGCATATCTCGATCGCCACGGTCTACCGCACCGTCCGCCTGTTCGAGGAAAGCGGCATCATCGAGCGCCACGACTTCCGCGACGGCCGTTCGCGCTACGAAGAGACGCCTGACCACCACCACGACCACCTGATCGACATGAAGACCGGCAAGGTCGTCGAGTTCGTGGACGAGGAGATCGAGGCCCTGCAGAACGCCATCGCGCGCAAGCTGGGCTACAAGCTGGTGGACCACCGGCTGGAGCTCTACGGGGTGCCGCTGGAGGAGTAG
- a CDS encoding DUF1131 family protein, translating into MTLRHTLIALPLVLLAACGPAKKAEAPPEAASKGPVTVAIAPYAGGPLKIGKDGVGPINASTAFDLATLKALFPKAKVDSAFLHFSEGPAQPIITIEQDSVPLAEIGKTDEGEIAYVRVAAGDARGPKDERLLAKWADLGFTVDQCRAGEGREVNAVVCVRPEAPTVSYVFGVPGWTQGGVPPEATLKAKGQLNELIWRPAEGAAVGSA; encoded by the coding sequence ATGACCCTCCGCCATACCCTCATCGCCCTGCCGCTCGTGCTGCTGGCCGCCTGCGGGCCCGCCAAGAAGGCCGAGGCCCCGCCCGAGGCCGCGAGCAAGGGCCCGGTCACCGTCGCCATCGCGCCCTATGCCGGCGGGCCGCTGAAGATCGGCAAGGACGGCGTCGGGCCGATCAACGCCTCGACCGCCTTCGACCTGGCCACGCTGAAGGCCCTGTTCCCCAAGGCCAAGGTCGACAGCGCCTTCCTGCACTTCAGCGAGGGTCCGGCCCAGCCGATCATCACGATCGAGCAGGACAGCGTCCCGCTGGCCGAGATCGGCAAGACCGACGAAGGTGAGATCGCCTATGTCCGCGTCGCCGCCGGCGATGCGCGCGGTCCCAAGGACGAGCGGCTGCTGGCCAAGTGGGCTGACCTCGGCTTCACCGTCGACCAGTGCCGCGCCGGTGAGGGCCGCGAGGTCAACGCCGTGGTCTGCGTGCGTCCCGAGGCGCCGACCGTCTCCTACGTGTTCGGCGTTCCCGGCTGGACCCAGGGCGGCGTGCCGCCCGAGGCGACGCTGAAGGCCAAGGGCCAGCTGAACGAGCTGATCTGGCGCCCCGCCGAGGGCGCGGCGGTCGGTTCGGCCTGA
- a CDS encoding universal stress protein — translation MTDAASTAASQSRRKFLVVADDTPEFSAALKYACRRARSTGGHVAMLKVISPAEFEHWSGVREEIERQEREEAEVLLQSLAAQVVAETGLPPEFIIKHADSVRTALKAVVAADPSIKILILATSTAGRGPGPLISAIAKEGVGFSGRKLPVTVVPGDLTDTEIEELA, via the coding sequence ATGACCGACGCCGCTTCAACCGCCGCCTCGCAAAGCCGCCGCAAGTTCCTGGTCGTCGCCGACGACACGCCGGAATTCTCGGCGGCGCTCAAATACGCCTGCCGACGGGCCCGCTCGACCGGCGGCCACGTGGCCATGCTGAAGGTGATCTCGCCCGCCGAGTTCGAGCACTGGAGCGGCGTGCGCGAGGAGATCGAGCGCCAGGAGCGCGAGGAGGCCGAGGTCCTGCTGCAGAGCCTGGCCGCCCAGGTCGTGGCCGAGACCGGCCTGCCGCCCGAGTTCATCATCAAGCACGCCGACAGCGTCCGCACGGCCCTGAAGGCGGTGGTCGCCGCCGATCCCAGCATCAAGATCCTGATCCTGGCGACCTCCACGGCGGGGCGGGGCCCGGGCCCCCTGATCTCGGCCATCGCCAAGGAGGGCGTCGGGTTCAGCGGCCGCAAGTTGCCCGTCACCGTGGTGCCGGGCGACCTGACGGATACCGAGATCGAGGAGTTGGCGTAA
- the ybeY gene encoding rRNA maturation RNase YbeY: MEIEDEAWTTAAEDAEALVWRAAQAVLDAHEDIEGQGIVILLTDDDSVQALNRDFRQKDYATNVLSFPSPQNPEANPEGQIGDIALAYGVCAREAAEQGKPLAHHLQHLVAHGVLHLLGYDHESDDEAEAMEALEREILAGLDVPDPYAGDQEGR; this comes from the coding sequence ATCGAGATCGAGGACGAGGCCTGGACCACGGCGGCCGAGGACGCCGAGGCCCTGGTCTGGCGCGCGGCCCAGGCCGTGCTGGACGCCCATGAGGACATCGAGGGCCAGGGGATCGTGATCCTGCTGACCGACGACGACAGCGTCCAGGCCCTCAATCGCGACTTCCGCCAGAAGGACTACGCGACCAACGTCCTGTCCTTTCCCTCGCCGCAAAATCCCGAGGCGAACCCGGAGGGCCAGATCGGCGACATCGCCCTGGCCTACGGCGTCTGCGCCCGCGAGGCGGCCGAGCAGGGCAAGCCGCTCGCCCACCATCTGCAACATCTGGTGGCGCACGGCGTGCTTCATCTCCTAGGATACGACCACGAGAGCGACGACGAGGCGGAAGCCATGGAGGCGCTCGAACGCGAAATCCTGGCGGGTCTGGACGTTCCCGACCCATACGCCGGCGATCAAGAGGGGCGCTGA
- a CDS encoding PhoH family protein, which translates to MSRTPEFLPLSDDAVHAVSGPSGRHAALIEDAFKVLIETPGGGVTITGDARGRTNAKRALNALAARADAGEEVVEADVRIAIGGAHETGGQASPRAVRKGSVSPKTKGQARYMEAMATHPLSFGLGPAGTGKTFLAVAHGAGMLLRGEVDRLIVTRPAVEAGEKLGFLPGDLNEKVDPYMAPVWEALTDIMGADQLRRRREKLEIEVAPIAFMRGRTLSHAFVIVDEAQNCSRLQMKMVLTRIGEGARMVVTGDPTQVDLLNPRDSGLAHAVSILEGVEGVAVSRFTSADVVRHPLVERIVKAYDADAAQSTPR; encoded by the coding sequence TTGAGCCGCACCCCTGAGTTCCTGCCGCTGTCCGACGACGCGGTCCACGCCGTTTCCGGTCCGTCCGGCCGTCACGCCGCGCTGATCGAGGACGCCTTCAAGGTGCTGATCGAGACGCCCGGCGGCGGCGTCACCATCACCGGCGACGCGCGCGGCCGGACCAACGCCAAGCGCGCCCTGAACGCCCTGGCCGCCCGCGCCGACGCCGGCGAGGAGGTGGTCGAGGCCGACGTGCGCATCGCCATCGGCGGCGCCCACGAGACGGGCGGCCAGGCCTCGCCCCGCGCGGTGCGCAAGGGCAGCGTCTCGCCCAAGACCAAGGGCCAGGCGCGCTACATGGAGGCCATGGCCACCCATCCCCTGAGCTTCGGCCTGGGTCCGGCCGGCACCGGCAAGACCTTCCTGGCCGTGGCCCACGGGGCTGGAATGCTCTTGCGTGGCGAGGTCGACCGCCTGATCGTCACCCGTCCCGCCGTCGAGGCCGGCGAGAAGTTGGGCTTCCTGCCGGGCGACCTGAACGAGAAGGTCGATCCCTACATGGCCCCGGTCTGGGAAGCCCTGACCGACATCATGGGCGCCGACCAGCTGCGTCGCCGTCGCGAGAAGCTGGAGATCGAGGTCGCCCCGATCGCCTTCATGCGCGGCCGCACCCTGAGCCACGCCTTCGTCATCGTCGACGAGGCCCAGAACTGCTCGCGCCTGCAGATGAAGATGGTCCTGACCCGCATCGGCGAGGGCGCTCGCATGGTCGTCACCGGCGACCCGACCCAGGTCGATTTGCTCAATCCGCGCGACTCGGGCCTGGCTCATGCCGTCTCGATCCTGGAAGGGGTCGAGGGGGTGGCGGTCTCGCGCTTCACCTCGGCCGACGTCGTGCGCCATCCGCTGGTCGAGCGGATCGTGAAGGCCTATGACGCGGACGCGGCCCAAAGCACGCCCCGCTAA
- a CDS encoding NifU family protein, whose product MFIQTETTPNPEVLKFLPGREVLGEGAREFRTSEEGDASPLARALFDLGDVTRVFFGPDFLTVTKGEDAQWPHLKAPILAAIMDHFTSGRPLLLDATQDGGHDEDGVYDEEASQIVAEIKELLDTRIRPAVAQDGGDIVFSRFEPKTGVVWLHMRGACSGCPSSSATLKSGVENMLKHYVPEVTRVEQTL is encoded by the coding sequence ATGTTCATTCAGACCGAAACCACTCCGAACCCCGAGGTCCTGAAGTTCCTGCCCGGCCGTGAAGTGCTGGGAGAGGGCGCGCGGGAATTCCGTACGTCCGAGGAAGGCGACGCCTCGCCGCTGGCCCGGGCGTTGTTCGATCTGGGCGACGTGACACGGGTGTTCTTCGGTCCCGACTTCCTGACCGTCACCAAGGGCGAGGACGCCCAGTGGCCGCACCTGAAGGCGCCGATCCTGGCGGCCATCATGGACCACTTCACCAGTGGTCGCCCGCTGCTGCTGGACGCGACGCAGGATGGCGGCCACGACGAGGACGGCGTCTATGACGAGGAAGCCAGCCAGATCGTCGCCGAGATCAAGGAACTGCTGGACACCCGCATCCGCCCGGCCGTGGCCCAGGATGGCGGCGACATCGTCTTCTCGCGCTTCGAACCGAAGACGGGCGTCGTGTGGCTGCACATGCGCGGCGCCTGCTCGGGCTGCCCCTCGTCGTCGGCGACCCTGAAGTCCGGCGTCGAGAACATGCTCAAGCACTACGTGCCCGAAGTGACCCGGGTCGAGCAGACGCTCTGA
- a CDS encoding malonic semialdehyde reductase, whose product MAKLEDDTLAQLFTEARTRNGWDPTPLPESVLRELYDLTKFGPTAANSTPARFYFLTSPEAKERLAKLSSGSNGVKIRQAPVTVIVGYDLDFPQTLPKLFPHAPGAKDWFPDPVAKEWGALRNSSLQGGYFILAARALGLDVGPMSGFDNAGVDAEFFAGTNIKSNFIVSIGHGTDEGLFPRNPRLDFDEAAKIL is encoded by the coding sequence ATGGCCAAGCTCGAAGACGACACGCTCGCCCAGCTGTTCACCGAAGCCCGCACCCGCAACGGCTGGGATCCGACGCCGCTGCCGGAGAGCGTGCTGCGCGAGCTCTATGACCTGACCAAGTTCGGCCCCACGGCGGCCAATTCGACGCCGGCCCGCTTCTATTTCCTGACCTCGCCGGAGGCCAAGGAGCGCCTGGCCAAGCTGTCGTCGGGCTCGAACGGCGTGAAGATTCGCCAGGCGCCGGTGACGGTGATCGTCGGCTACGACCTGGATTTCCCGCAAACCCTGCCCAAGCTGTTCCCGCACGCTCCGGGCGCCAAGGACTGGTTCCCCGATCCGGTGGCCAAGGAGTGGGGCGCGCTGCGCAACAGCTCGCTGCAGGGCGGCTATTTCATCCTCGCCGCCCGGGCCCTGGGCCTGGACGTCGGCCCGATGTCGGGCTTCGACAACGCCGGCGTCGACGCCGAGTTCTTCGCGGGCACCAACATCAAGAGCAACTTCATCGTCTCGATCGGCCATGGCACCGACGAAGGGCTGTTCCCTCGCAACCCGCGCCTGGACTTCGACGAGGCCGCGAAGATTCTCTGA
- the murJ gene encoding murein biosynthesis integral membrane protein MurJ, with product MTDAVPPASADQPAPPAKKGGGLLKSSMIYSGLTLVSRFMGFARDLAVSYRMGASATPAADAYNAALAFPNLFRRFFAEGAFAAAFVPAYAKSLQRDGEEKADILAADAMATLAASTILITVVCQLAMPWLMMLISPGFGWGTEKYKLAVLLTQITMPYLPCMAIVAHLSGVLNARDRFILSAGAPILLNIFTLAFILPQTSAVGAATWGSIGVVVAGVAQAALLTWGVNKSGAKVHWRLPRLTPEVRELIGKAIPGALAASATQVNIFISGNLASHVPGGRTWLATADRLYQLPLGLVGVAIGVALLPRLSRAVHSGDRDDAQSAMDQGVTLAMALTLPAAAALVAMPGFLSDGLYTRGQFTAFDASQTAAALFFYGLGTPAFVLQQLYSRAFFARGDTKSPMRFALISVAVNIAFGVALFQLVGVKGIAAATAIASWINVGQMAWGLSAKKDYSPSLQTWSRLARILVASLGMGLLMAAASHWRDLIEAPLRGLGLTGHAIGAKEFALALTCLAGVAVYPPLLFLFGGVKPAELKAALRRGKA from the coding sequence GTGACCGACGCCGTTCCTCCCGCTTCCGCCGACCAGCCCGCGCCGCCCGCCAAGAAGGGCGGGGGGCTGCTCAAGTCGTCGATGATCTATTCCGGCCTGACCCTGGTCAGCCGGTTCATGGGGTTCGCGCGGGACCTGGCGGTCTCGTACCGGATGGGGGCCAGCGCCACGCCGGCCGCCGACGCCTACAACGCGGCCCTGGCCTTCCCGAACCTGTTCCGCCGGTTCTTCGCCGAGGGCGCCTTCGCCGCGGCCTTCGTGCCGGCCTACGCCAAGTCGCTGCAGCGCGACGGCGAGGAGAAGGCCGACATCCTGGCCGCCGACGCCATGGCGACCCTGGCGGCCTCGACCATCCTGATCACCGTCGTCTGCCAGCTGGCCATGCCCTGGCTGATGATGCTGATCAGCCCAGGCTTCGGCTGGGGCACCGAGAAGTACAAGCTGGCGGTGCTGCTGACCCAGATCACCATGCCGTACCTGCCGTGCATGGCCATCGTCGCGCACCTGTCGGGCGTCTTGAACGCCCGCGACCGCTTCATCCTGTCGGCGGGCGCGCCGATCCTGCTGAACATCTTCACCCTGGCCTTCATCCTGCCCCAGACCAGCGCCGTCGGCGCGGCCACCTGGGGCTCGATCGGCGTGGTGGTCGCGGGCGTCGCCCAGGCGGCCCTGCTGACCTGGGGCGTCAACAAGTCGGGGGCCAAGGTCCACTGGCGGCTGCCGCGCCTGACGCCGGAGGTGCGCGAGCTGATCGGCAAGGCCATCCCCGGCGCCCTGGCGGCCAGCGCCACCCAGGTCAACATCTTCATCTCGGGCAACCTGGCCAGCCACGTTCCGGGCGGCCGCACCTGGCTGGCCACCGCCGACCGCCTCTACCAGCTGCCGCTGGGCCTGGTGGGCGTGGCCATCGGCGTCGCCTTGCTGCCGCGCCTGTCGCGCGCCGTGCACTCGGGCGACCGTGACGACGCTCAGAGCGCCATGGACCAGGGCGTGACCCTGGCCATGGCCCTGACCCTGCCGGCCGCCGCTGCCCTGGTCGCCATGCCGGGCTTCCTGTCGGACGGCCTCTACACGCGCGGCCAGTTCACCGCCTTCGACGCCAGCCAGACGGCGGCGGCGCTGTTCTTCTACGGCCTGGGCACCCCGGCCTTCGTGCTGCAGCAGCTCTACTCGCGGGCCTTCTTCGCGCGCGGCGACACCAAGAGCCCGATGCGCTTTGCTTTGATCTCTGTGGCGGTGAACATCGCCTTCGGCGTGGCCCTGTTCCAGCTGGTGGGGGTCAAGGGCATCGCGGCGGCCACGGCGATCGCCTCGTGGATCAATGTCGGCCAGATGGCCTGGGGCCTGTCGGCCAAGAAGGACTACAGCCCGTCGCTGCAGACCTGGTCGCGCCTGGCCCGGATCCTGGTCGCCAGCCTGGGCATGGGCCTCCTGATGGCCGCCGCCTCGCACTGGCGCGACCTGATCGAGGCCCCGCTGCGCGGCCTCGGCCTGACGGGCCACGCGATCGGGGCCAAGGAGTTCGCCCTGGCGCTCACCTGCCTGGCCGGCGTCGCGGTCTATCCGCCGCTGCTGTTCCTGTTCGGCGGGGTCAAGCCGGCCGAGCTGAAGGCGGCGCTGCGCCGGGGCAAGGCTTGA
- a CDS encoding cytochrome P450, producing MSDGSVDLKDAARAKAYSIPLDDYHVADPALFQADAMWPYFERLRKEEPVHWSKGDEEIGPYWSITRYNDIMTVDTTHQVFSSDAHLGGITIRDFDEDFVLPMFIAMDPPKHDIQRKTVSPIVSPPNLAKLEGVIRGRVCEILDALPIGEPFDWVDKVSIELTTQMLATLFDFPWEERRKLTRWSDVATASPESGIVESEDARRAELLECLGYFTNLWNERVNQTEPGNDLISMLAHGEATRDMPPMEYLGNVILLIVGGNDTTRNSITGGLYALSKNPAEEAKLRADPSLIPNMVSEIIRWQTPLAHMRRTALEDFELGGKTIKKGDKVVMWYVSGNRDDTVIEDADAFIIDRPNARRHLSFGFGIHRCVGNRLAEMQLKIVWEEVLKRFPKIEVLEEPKRVFSTFVKGYERMMVRIPERV from the coding sequence ATGAGCGACGGTTCGGTGGACCTGAAGGACGCGGCGCGCGCGAAGGCCTATTCCATCCCTCTCGATGACTATCACGTCGCCGACCCGGCCCTGTTCCAGGCCGACGCGATGTGGCCCTATTTCGAGCGCCTGCGGAAGGAAGAGCCTGTCCACTGGTCGAAGGGCGACGAGGAGATCGGGCCGTACTGGTCGATCACCCGCTACAACGACATCATGACCGTCGACACGACCCACCAGGTCTTCTCGTCGGATGCGCACCTCGGCGGCATCACCATCCGCGACTTCGACGAGGACTTCGTCCTGCCGATGTTCATCGCCATGGACCCGCCCAAGCACGACATCCAGCGCAAGACGGTCAGCCCGATCGTCTCGCCGCCGAACCTGGCCAAGTTGGAGGGCGTCATCCGCGGACGGGTCTGCGAGATCCTCGACGCCCTGCCGATCGGCGAGCCGTTCGACTGGGTCGACAAGGTCTCGATCGAGCTGACCACCCAGATGCTGGCCACCCTGTTCGACTTCCCCTGGGAGGAGCGCCGCAAGCTGACCCGCTGGTCCGACGTGGCGACGGCGTCTCCGGAGAGCGGCATCGTCGAGAGCGAAGACGCCCGCCGCGCGGAGCTCCTGGAGTGCCTGGGCTATTTCACCAATCTGTGGAACGAGCGGGTGAACCAGACCGAGCCGGGCAACGACCTGATCTCGATGCTGGCCCATGGCGAGGCCACCCGCGACATGCCGCCGATGGAGTATCTGGGCAACGTCATCCTGCTGATCGTCGGCGGCAACGACACGACACGCAACTCGATCACCGGCGGCCTCTACGCCCTGAGCAAGAACCCGGCCGAAGAAGCCAAGCTGCGCGCCGACCCCAGCCTGATCCCGAACATGGTCTCGGAGATCATCCGCTGGCAGACCCCGCTGGCCCACATGCGCCGCACGGCGCTGGAGGACTTCGAGCTGGGCGGCAAGACGATCAAGAAGGGCGACAAGGTCGTCATGTGGTACGTCTCGGGCAACCGCGACGACACGGTGATCGAGGACGCAGACGCCTTCATCATCGACCGGCCCAATGCCCGCCGCCACCTGTCGTTCGGCTTCGGCATCCACCGCTGCGTGGGCAACCGCCTGGCCGAGATGCAGCTGAAGATCGTCTGGGAAGAGGTGCTCAAGCGCTTCCCGAAGATCGAGGTCCTGGAAGAGCCCAAGCGCGTCTTCTCGACCTTCGTGAAGGGCTACGAGCGGATGATGGTGCGGATTCCGGAGCGGGTCTGA